The following are from one region of the Carnobacterium gallinarum DSM 4847 genome:
- a CDS encoding M60 family metallopeptidase, which produces MKKKRVLLMLSTILLIGVVVTKVSVHAQEVESKAEVVEKKNASLTTTDNLAKVSKKMEVKNLGNPGKNKDSERRAMTKNSLQLTGILIKKGEQIEITLSENTTGVNAYIGIYSRFNELNNGEDKSLEKTELKPGENRIESAIDGVLFIENLSEGFQSVNVEINGGNTIPYYIYGKTTQKEWQTMLEQSDAPVFAITTESIDIIASMNYVDSVKNQDMNTRAMYWDKVISSYDDMLGLADKGLGYGRAQSHSDKLLYICSDIATGNPFAINGRIELKSTSKELLEGDMNKMLETFFHETGHIYQSPQLQFTSGYSMFSEITNELYRFNATEKVGDKITEWSKNDRVDAVANMKLYLDKPYAQKDFTKFEDSWESKVILMGFFWQLKLAFGDNFFPLLYQDLRMVDSPNYEPEALIKQYVLSTSKISNRNLIPFFEKWGIKMDDETRSELSKYPKLEKEIWNNIIIDPTLEQKIVETDLPRYSVPYIPNDEMKPVDYYLGKTIDSKLFTSENYGDSSIKAKISKIDYNPSIESSSKVTIVMQNDNGVENKTDLPINYHYGDAISLIGYMGSEERLILTIQKEEQFIKPFIDTNRNTAIESGTGEYATITLLDKNLIVKNFITINKEDNSEDLQRKVTQLSYENGDIFILKCVTNNRQKSYVDSQLDLKQDEAKKQEVFKIEDNRFVNLKSQELIPTGTLKEKSVLVGEKANSIDFFDTISDVFGKDQVMVSFDNEEPNLRFPGEYNLGITLKNKLLYENKYTGKLTVAYGNALEFIGYQEKKRVILRVENNQLKAYSNPGDSSQFETGNATYAVVTIYDKDFKKIKTVSANNAETPDRFVSELTGTTVSDGEYINVRMNQARKLASYVNNQSDLLEKDSQTNEWFRFSENTFAHLTQEELMPSIEWEDLNTYVGETFAINKFIKKIEDPVNANEVEVKVENPPNISTSGEKDFKVSATNSIGNTKEYNLKLAVMYGNSLSLRAYLKTDERAIIRLDKKTKKIIAYSNPARDTVLSSGDKEYWKFELYDQNHKLKLETSAKANEKPFEFSKSITGTSYENGDYIRMMCISGGDFIRNYIDNNLQEEEKSTTQVYFISDDKLEISKDEPINLKSEKTEATIDQYSKLSSDDLMILFGVTSAKGVNKTSDYKESMSSTPGKYNVKITGTSFFGKSESLDLVVNVKHVDIPYTYLKKAYWKDYGLVIEGISGITDKIVGNKNNISKELIIKDSEGKEETIITGSTTNWYNFNDYNGYQFILNREIANGLSEGQHLLYVKTSYSDGSSISEPIKDSLLTLRSYTSSYFEKIESIPPMNLAGSALNFVKVNNGMALNIKKLDYAVNIISKYEIKKDQLAYDGWIYTDKFDFNNPHTKEVVILDSNGKTKITKKIPTWDIKKTFNIESNDHLKYSGFQLILDTSGIEPTDTIYVVIKDTASKELFRTLVEL; this is translated from the coding sequence ATGAAAAAGAAAAGAGTATTGCTGATGTTGAGTACGATATTACTTATAGGTGTTGTAGTGACTAAAGTAAGTGTACATGCCCAAGAGGTTGAGAGTAAAGCGGAAGTTGTGGAAAAAAAGAATGCTTCGTTAACTACTACTGATAATTTGGCAAAAGTCAGCAAAAAGATGGAAGTTAAAAATCTAGGAAATCCAGGTAAAAATAAAGATAGTGAACGCAGGGCTATGACTAAAAATAGCCTTCAATTAACGGGGATTTTGATAAAAAAAGGAGAACAAATTGAGATAACCTTAAGTGAAAATACTACTGGAGTAAATGCGTATATCGGTATCTATTCTAGGTTTAATGAATTGAATAATGGTGAAGATAAATCCTTGGAAAAAACGGAACTTAAACCTGGTGAAAATAGAATAGAGAGTGCCATTGATGGTGTTTTATTTATAGAAAATTTATCGGAAGGCTTTCAATCCGTAAATGTAGAAATTAATGGAGGAAATACGATACCCTATTATATTTATGGAAAAACTACACAAAAAGAATGGCAAACAATGTTAGAACAGTCAGATGCTCCTGTTTTTGCAATTACGACAGAAAGTATAGACATAATAGCTAGTATGAACTATGTAGATTCAGTTAAAAATCAAGATATGAATACAAGAGCAATGTATTGGGACAAAGTTATTTCTTCTTATGATGATATGTTGGGTTTAGCAGACAAAGGATTGGGATACGGAAGAGCACAATCTCATAGCGATAAATTATTATATATATGTTCTGATATAGCCACTGGGAATCCTTTCGCAATCAATGGGCGTATTGAACTGAAGAGTACTTCTAAGGAATTGTTAGAAGGTGATATGAATAAAATGCTGGAAACTTTTTTTCATGAAACAGGTCATATTTATCAGTCACCGCAGTTGCAGTTTACTTCAGGATACAGTATGTTCTCAGAGATTACTAATGAGCTATATAGATTCAATGCGACTGAAAAAGTTGGAGATAAAATTACAGAATGGTCAAAGAATGATAGAGTAGATGCCGTTGCAAATATGAAACTTTATTTAGACAAACCGTATGCACAAAAAGATTTCACTAAATTTGAAGATTCATGGGAAAGTAAAGTAATTTTAATGGGGTTCTTTTGGCAATTAAAATTGGCATTTGGTGATAATTTTTTCCCATTATTGTATCAGGATTTAAGGATGGTTGATTCGCCTAATTACGAACCAGAGGCACTTATCAAGCAATATGTTCTATCCACATCAAAAATTTCAAATAGAAATTTAATTCCATTTTTTGAAAAATGGGGAATTAAAATGGATGATGAGACACGTTCTGAGTTATCAAAATATCCAAAACTAGAAAAAGAAATATGGAATAATATTATTATTGATCCAACATTAGAACAAAAAATTGTAGAAACAGATTTGCCTCGATATAGTGTGCCTTACATTCCAAATGATGAGATGAAACCTGTTGATTACTATTTAGGTAAAACCATTGACTCTAAGTTATTTACATCAGAAAATTATGGTGATAGTAGTATAAAAGCAAAAATAAGTAAAATAGACTATAACCCTAGTATCGAAAGTTCCTCAAAAGTTACGATTGTGATGCAAAATGATAATGGAGTCGAAAATAAAACAGATTTACCTATAAACTATCACTATGGAGATGCTATTTCTTTAATAGGTTACATGGGTAGTGAAGAACGTCTAATTTTGACAATACAAAAAGAAGAACAATTCATTAAACCTTTTATCGATACAAATAGAAATACGGCAATTGAAAGTGGAACAGGGGAATACGCAACAATTACACTGCTGGATAAAAATTTAATTGTTAAAAATTTTATTACTATTAATAAGGAAGATAATTCAGAAGATTTACAAAGAAAAGTAACGCAGTTGAGTTATGAAAATGGAGACATTTTTATTTTAAAATGTGTAACTAATAATAGGCAAAAGTCATACGTTGATAGTCAATTGGATTTAAAACAAGATGAAGCTAAAAAACAAGAAGTATTTAAAATTGAAGATAATCGATTTGTGAATCTAAAAAGTCAGGAATTAATTCCTACAGGAACATTAAAAGAGAAGTCTGTATTAGTTGGTGAAAAAGCCAATTCTATCGATTTTTTTGATACTATTTCGGATGTCTTTGGAAAGGATCAGGTAATGGTTTCATTTGATAATGAGGAGCCGAATTTGCGCTTTCCTGGTGAGTATAACCTTGGAATCACACTGAAAAACAAGCTGTTGTATGAAAATAAATACACAGGTAAATTAACTGTTGCATATGGAAATGCGTTAGAATTTATAGGATATCAAGAGAAAAAAAGAGTTATTTTAAGAGTAGAAAATAATCAATTGAAAGCCTATAGTAACCCAGGTGATAGTTCACAGTTTGAGACAGGGAATGCAACCTATGCAGTTGTTACAATCTATGATAAAGATTTCAAAAAAATAAAAACGGTGTCTGCAAATAATGCAGAGACACCAGATAGATTTGTTTCTGAGCTAACGGGTACAACTGTTTCTGACGGAGAGTATATAAATGTTCGGATGAATCAAGCTAGAAAACTTGCTTCCTACGTGAATAATCAAAGTGATCTTCTTGAAAAAGATTCACAAACAAATGAATGGTTTAGATTTTCAGAGAATACATTTGCACATCTTACACAAGAAGAGCTGATGCCGTCTATTGAATGGGAAGATCTGAATACGTATGTTGGTGAAACATTTGCTATTAATAAGTTCATTAAGAAAATTGAAGATCCAGTTAATGCTAATGAGGTGGAAGTTAAGGTGGAAAATCCACCAAATATTTCTACTTCTGGAGAAAAAGATTTTAAAGTTAGTGCAACAAATTCGATTGGAAACACAAAAGAATATAATTTGAAATTAGCTGTTATGTATGGTAACTCATTATCTCTAAGAGCTTACCTTAAGACGGACGAACGCGCTATAATAAGATTGGACAAGAAAACTAAAAAAATAATTGCCTATTCTAATCCTGCTAGAGATACGGTGCTGTCAAGTGGTGATAAAGAGTATTGGAAGTTTGAATTATACGATCAAAATCATAAGTTAAAATTGGAAACTAGCGCTAAAGCTAATGAAAAGCCATTTGAATTTTCAAAATCAATTACTGGAACGAGCTATGAAAATGGTGATTATATTAGAATGATGTGTATATCGGGTGGAGATTTTATCAGAAACTATATAGATAATAACTTACAAGAAGAAGAAAAAAGTACTACCCAAGTTTATTTCATAAGTGATGATAAACTTGAAATTTCAAAAGATGAACCAATTAATTTAAAATCAGAAAAGACAGAGGCTACTATTGATCAGTATTCAAAGCTATCATCAGATGATTTGATGATCTTGTTTGGGGTAACTTCTGCTAAGGGAGTGAATAAAACTTCAGATTATAAGGAAAGCATGTCTAGTACTCCGGGAAAATATAATGTTAAGATAACAGGAACATCATTTTTTGGGAAAAGTGAAAGCCTTGATTTAGTAGTGAATGTCAAACATGTAGATATTCCCTATACGTATCTAAAAAAAGCTTACTGGAAAGATTATGGGTTAGTTATCGAGGGGATTTCTGGAATTACAGACAAAATTGTTGGAAATAAAAATAATATTTCTAAAGAACTCATAATAAAGGATAGTGAAGGAAAAGAAGAGACTATTATCACGGGTAGTACTACTAATTGGTATAATTTTAATGATTATAATGGATACCAATTTATTTTAAATAGAGAAATAGCCAATGGCTTGTCAGAGGGACAACACCTGCTGTATGTGAAAACATCTTATAGCGATGGTAGTTCGATTAGTGAACCAATCAAAGATAGTCTTCTTACTTTGAGATCATACACTAGTTCATATTTTGAAAAAATAGAAAGTATCCCACCTATGAATTTAGCCGGATCGGCACTGAATTTTGTTAAGGTAAATAATGGAATGGCATTGAACATAAAGAAACTTGACTATGCTGTAAATATTATTTCTAAATACGAAATCAAAAAAGATCAGTTAGCATACGATGGATGGATATATACAGATAAAT